The Salinicoccus roseus genome window below encodes:
- a CDS encoding 5-methylcytosine restriction system specificity protein McrC, which produces MNNPTGIPIRNIFYMLSYAYRSLKIEDEFSYSAEKFKNLIELYTELLIISTTKIVKRGMWKEYREVKEDSTFIRGKIDIGKTIGASNAMKHKLAVQYDELTENNLLNQILKSVLLKLAVHGETGTEHRKKLRNLLVFFTDVEEITLDTELWNHIKFTNQNMFYQLPIDLCQYLYEGLLVGEDGYSHNQQAIKDEQQLSSLFEKFVFNFYRKETDYKVYRPQINWDTAGGYSEGLPVMKTDVVLKKGANTLIIDTKFYQQNMTSFNEKSSLKHLSGNMYQIFSYLENYNEKEEETVSGLLLYAKTNTAVQPNHSYMIKGKNIRIETLDLSLDFHKMKGQLLEMAERSLK; this is translated from the coding sequence ATGAATAACCCGACCGGCATTCCAATCAGAAACATATTCTATATGCTCAGCTATGCCTATCGCTCATTGAAGATTGAAGACGAGTTTTCGTATTCAGCTGAAAAATTCAAGAATCTGATTGAACTTTATACGGAGCTGTTGATCATCAGCACCACCAAAATAGTCAAACGCGGAATGTGGAAGGAATATCGGGAAGTTAAAGAGGACTCCACCTTCATCCGGGGAAAGATTGATATTGGAAAGACTATAGGCGCTTCCAATGCAATGAAGCATAAGCTTGCGGTACAGTATGATGAGCTTACTGAGAACAATTTACTGAACCAGATCCTCAAATCAGTGCTTCTGAAGCTCGCTGTTCATGGGGAGACCGGAACTGAACATAGGAAGAAGTTGAGGAATCTGCTCGTCTTTTTTACGGATGTAGAGGAAATCACGTTGGATACTGAGTTATGGAATCATATAAAGTTTACAAACCAAAACATGTTCTACCAGCTGCCAATTGACCTGTGCCAATACCTTTATGAAGGGTTGTTGGTGGGGGAGGATGGCTACTCCCATAATCAACAGGCAATTAAGGATGAGCAGCAATTATCTTCTCTATTCGAAAAGTTTGTGTTCAACTTCTACAGGAAGGAAACAGATTATAAGGTCTATAGGCCGCAAATAAACTGGGATACAGCAGGTGGTTATTCAGAGGGATTGCCTGTCATGAAAACTGACGTTGTTTTAAAGAAAGGGGCCAATACCCTAATCATCGATACAAAGTTTTATCAGCAGAACATGACAAGTTTCAATGAAAAATCCTCCCTGAAGCATCTATCGGGCAACATGTATCAGATATTTTCCTATTTGGAAAACTATAATGAAAAAGAAGAGGAGACAGTCAGTGGATTACTGCTGTATGCCAAGACCAATACAGCTGTTCAGCCAAACCACTCGTATATGATTAAAGGTAAAAATATACGTATCGAGACACTGGACCTTTCACTCGATTTCCATAAGATGAAGGGACAACTGCTTGAAATGGCTGAACGTAGCTTAAAGTGA
- a CDS encoding AAA family ATPase, with protein sequence MEGEFQLEKGIKYWMFQPGRGAEYWDEFYEKGYIAIGWGYLGDLSKFQSKDEIKDAMIKHEKLNSVPLNKSLAAWEFYKVMKPGDIVYIKNGARKIIGKGRITGDYVYDEKLEGYKNTRKVAWLEIGEWKLDDPIALKTLTDFTDYTDWLFKFENIIKKRNPGLPILQKEFKEWLKTREVDGEPLDETDIDSRVNVLLKLESDFSISIFNDPEIEQLKTLKGKVDSQQKEGVYTDHISTANISIESFIKFLETRPETVTGATSYVKADFLEEVFMDEADFNRLQSLLKRKKNIILRGAPGVGKTYIADRLAYTFMGEEDASRLRFVQFHQSYSYEEFIEGFRPNENGEGFSLSEGPFIDFCDKASQDDRPYFFVIDEINRGNMSRIFGELMMLIEADKRGQKISLLYSKRKFSVPENVFIIGTMNTADRSLAMLDYALRRRFAFFDLEPAFDTQTFQSFIESYQNPSLINRFIPQVKQLNGKIKDTFGPGFQIGHSYFIDPSLKEDTRDALYEILEYEIKPQLEEYWFDDLDIVEAEYDKLKDVLDE encoded by the coding sequence ATGGAAGGTGAATTCCAACTGGAGAAGGGCATCAAATACTGGATGTTTCAGCCTGGCAGGGGTGCCGAGTATTGGGATGAATTCTATGAAAAAGGTTATATTGCTATCGGTTGGGGCTACTTGGGAGACCTTAGCAAGTTTCAAAGTAAAGATGAAATAAAAGACGCCATGATCAAGCATGAGAAGTTGAATAGTGTACCTTTGAACAAATCACTTGCTGCATGGGAATTTTATAAGGTCATGAAGCCTGGAGACATTGTATATATTAAAAATGGGGCCCGAAAAATTATAGGTAAGGGACGCATTACTGGAGATTATGTGTACGATGAAAAATTGGAAGGATATAAAAATACACGTAAGGTAGCATGGTTGGAGATAGGGGAGTGGAAACTTGACGATCCGATTGCTTTAAAGACTCTGACCGACTTCACAGACTATACGGATTGGCTTTTCAAATTTGAAAATATTATAAAAAAGCGGAACCCTGGTTTGCCAATTCTGCAAAAGGAATTTAAGGAATGGCTTAAGACGCGGGAGGTGGATGGAGAACCATTGGACGAAACAGATATAGATTCGAGGGTCAATGTGCTGCTGAAGCTGGAATCAGATTTCTCCATTTCCATATTCAACGACCCGGAAATTGAACAGCTTAAAACACTTAAGGGGAAAGTCGATTCCCAACAGAAAGAGGGGGTCTATACTGACCATATCTCAACCGCAAATATCAGCATTGAGAGTTTCATAAAATTCCTTGAAACGAGACCCGAAACTGTTACGGGAGCCACTTCGTATGTGAAAGCGGATTTTCTGGAAGAAGTCTTTATGGACGAAGCGGATTTCAATCGTCTGCAATCGCTCCTAAAGCGCAAAAAGAACATTATACTAAGGGGAGCGCCGGGAGTCGGAAAAACATATATTGCGGATCGCCTAGCATATACATTCATGGGTGAAGAAGATGCGTCTAGACTTCGCTTTGTGCAATTCCACCAGAGCTACAGCTATGAGGAATTTATAGAGGGATTCCGTCCCAATGAAAATGGAGAAGGGTTCTCTCTGTCAGAAGGACCATTTATCGACTTCTGTGATAAGGCGTCCCAAGACGACCGCCCTTACTTCTTCGTCATCGATGAAATCAACAGGGGGAACATGAGCCGAATTTTCGGGGAACTGATGATGCTGATCGAGGCGGATAAGCGGGGCCAGAAAATCAGCCTGCTCTATTCCAAAAGAAAGTTCTCTGTGCCGGAAAATGTCTTCATCATCGGTACAATGAATACGGCTGACAGAAGTTTGGCGATGCTCGACTACGCATTGAGAAGGAGGTTCGCCTTCTTCGATCTGGAGCCCGCATTTGACACACAGACGTTCCAAAGCTTCATTGAAAGTTATCAGAACCCCTCTCTGATCAACCGCTTCATCCCACAAGTCAAACAGTTGAATGGGAAGATAAAGGACACATTCGGGCCAGGTTTCCAAATAGGGCACAGCTATTTCATCGACCCGTCCCTAAAGGAAGATACAAGGGACGCCCTATACGAAATATTGGAATATGAAATAAAGCCCCAGCTCGAAGAATATTGGTTTGACGACTTGGACATCGTAGAGGCGGAATACGATAAATTGAAGGATGTCTTGGATGAATAA
- a CDS encoding RluA family pseudouridine synthase produces the protein MHVKVLYEDNHLLIVEKPVNIPVQGDSSKERDLQEMLKQYIKDKYNKPGNVYLGLIHRLDRPVGGAMVFAKTSKAASRLSDELRRQKIGRKYVAVIHGRPKRKAGRLVDYLWKDRKKNIVKVADRKKNGAKEAILDYRVLDQDGKHSLAEVQLQTGRSHQIRVQMANQGTPLYGDQKYGRHMNKVGQQIALWACSLSVKHPTKDEIISVDCPPPSVHPWNKFQLS, from the coding sequence GTGCATGTCAAAGTACTCTATGAGGACAACCACCTTCTGATCGTCGAAAAGCCTGTAAACATTCCGGTTCAGGGAGACAGCTCAAAGGAGAGGGATCTCCAGGAGATGCTGAAGCAGTACATAAAGGATAAGTACAACAAGCCCGGCAACGTATATCTTGGTCTCATCCACAGGCTGGACCGCCCGGTGGGCGGGGCGATGGTATTTGCGAAGACTTCAAAGGCCGCCTCCCGCCTGTCGGATGAGCTGCGGCGCCAGAAAATCGGCAGGAAGTATGTCGCCGTCATCCATGGCCGGCCGAAGCGGAAGGCAGGAAGACTGGTTGATTATTTGTGGAAGGACAGGAAGAAGAATATCGTCAAAGTTGCCGACCGTAAAAAGAATGGTGCGAAGGAAGCCATACTCGACTACAGGGTGCTCGATCAGGATGGGAAACACAGTCTGGCTGAAGTGCAGCTGCAGACCGGCCGTTCCCATCAGATAAGGGTACAGATGGCCAACCAGGGCACACCGCTCTATGGCGACCAGAAGTATGGACGCCACATGAACAAGGTTGGGCAGCAGATCGCCCTCTGGGCATGCAGCCTCAGCGTGAAGCATCCGACAAAGGATGAAATCATATCCGTCGACTGCCCGCCACCTTCCGTCCATCCATGGAATAAGTTCCAGCTGTCATGA
- a CDS encoding aldo/keto reductase, producing the protein MEQLTSTFKLSNGVEIPWVGFGTWQTPDGDTAVNAVKQALVSGYRHIDTAAAYKNEGSVGQAIKESGVAREDIFITSKLWNEDRGYENTKQAFENTLKELGTDYLDLYLIHWPANEKQFDDWKEINLDTWKAMTELYKEGKIKAIGVSNFMTNHLEALLDAEVKPMVNQIEYHPGYTQDAVVDLCRKHDILVEAWSPIGSGRLLENEDLTKIADKYEKSVAQLCIRYVLQNDVLPLPKSVTPSRIEENTDIFDFEIMEQDMKTIDAMENVGFSGMDPNEVDF; encoded by the coding sequence ATGGAACAATTGACAAGTACATTCAAGCTATCCAACGGCGTAGAAATCCCATGGGTCGGATTCGGCACATGGCAGACACCGGACGGCGACACGGCAGTGAATGCCGTCAAGCAGGCGCTCGTATCCGGCTACCGCCATATTGATACCGCAGCGGCCTATAAGAATGAAGGCAGTGTCGGACAGGCAATCAAAGAATCAGGGGTTGCCCGTGAAGATATCTTCATCACCAGCAAGCTGTGGAATGAAGACCGTGGCTATGAAAATACGAAGCAGGCCTTCGAGAATACACTTAAAGAACTGGGCACGGACTACCTCGACCTCTATCTCATCCACTGGCCGGCGAACGAAAAGCAGTTCGACGACTGGAAAGAGATCAACCTGGATACATGGAAGGCGATGACCGAGCTATATAAAGAAGGAAAAATAAAGGCCATCGGCGTCTCCAACTTCATGACGAACCATCTGGAGGCACTCCTTGATGCGGAAGTGAAGCCGATGGTCAACCAGATCGAATACCACCCGGGCTACACTCAGGATGCGGTCGTCGACCTTTGCAGGAAGCATGACATCCTGGTCGAAGCATGGAGCCCGATCGGTTCCGGCCGCCTGCTCGAGAATGAAGACCTTACAAAGATCGCCGATAAGTACGAAAAGTCCGTCGCACAGCTGTGCATCAGATATGTACTGCAGAACGATGTGCTGCCACTGCCGAAATCCGTCACCCCATCCCGCATCGAAGAGAACACAGACATCTTCGATTTCGAAATCATGGAGCAGGACATGAAGACGATCGATGCGATGGAGAATGTCGGCTTCTCCGGCATGGACCCGAACGAAGTGGATTTCTAG
- a CDS encoding CBS domain-containing protein → MQVIISHVNTDFDALASLIAASRLHPDAAVVIPNEQTAPVRQFLAIYRDSFDLIEDTHVDWTEVTDMILVDVASISRLGNHTGKLDEGQMTITVYDHHTPGENNVKSNHEVIEPVGATVTLLIEEIIKRELPVSPLEATLFGLGIYTDTGAFTFPNTTSRDFIAASFLLEQDMNLEVIQRFSDYKLNPDQQHLLTELFSDAKTIDQDGLTLIVSAHQIDGFLIELATITDKLLELSGADAVLTVVKMEKHVHIVGRGNSNRIDLRPLLEAFGGGGHPRAGSATVRKSELENVVAQVDEHLDLILKKAVIARDIMSHPVETVAPDTRVEDVESLIEQRGYSGCPVMEDGRLIGIITLRDIDKANRHDLGHAPVKAFMREDPVTIKPETTKEEIEELIITHNIGRLPVMEDGQPVGIVTRTDIIQVLHS, encoded by the coding sequence ATGCAGGTGATCATTTCACATGTGAATACCGATTTTGATGCGCTTGCTTCATTGATTGCAGCAAGCAGGCTCCATCCGGACGCAGCAGTCGTCATCCCGAATGAACAGACGGCTCCTGTCAGGCAGTTCCTCGCCATCTACAGGGACAGCTTCGATCTGATCGAGGATACGCATGTCGACTGGACGGAAGTGACCGATATGATCCTGGTGGATGTAGCATCCATATCAAGGCTCGGCAACCACACCGGCAAACTCGATGAAGGACAGATGACCATCACCGTCTATGACCACCATACGCCGGGTGAAAATAATGTCAAAAGCAATCATGAAGTGATAGAACCGGTCGGTGCAACGGTAACCCTGCTGATCGAGGAGATCATAAAGCGGGAGCTCCCCGTGTCCCCGCTTGAAGCCACCCTATTCGGTCTCGGCATCTATACGGATACAGGCGCCTTCACATTCCCGAACACCACCAGCCGGGACTTCATCGCCGCGAGCTTCCTGCTGGAACAGGATATGAACCTAGAAGTGATCCAGCGGTTCTCCGACTATAAGCTGAACCCCGACCAGCAGCATCTCCTGACCGAGCTGTTCAGCGATGCAAAGACAATCGATCAGGATGGGCTGACGCTGATCGTCAGTGCCCACCAGATCGATGGCTTCCTGATAGAACTTGCGACGATCACCGACAAACTGCTCGAACTGAGCGGTGCCGATGCCGTGCTGACTGTCGTCAAAATGGAGAAGCATGTACACATCGTCGGCCGCGGGAATTCGAACAGGATCGATCTCCGTCCCCTGCTCGAGGCATTTGGGGGCGGCGGCCATCCCCGGGCGGGTTCGGCCACGGTCCGGAAAAGTGAACTGGAGAATGTCGTGGCACAGGTGGATGAGCACCTTGACCTTATTTTGAAAAAGGCGGTAATCGCCCGCGACATCATGTCGCATCCTGTCGAGACCGTGGCGCCCGACACCAGAGTCGAAGATGTCGAAAGTCTGATCGAACAGCGTGGATACTCCGGGTGTCCCGTCATGGAAGACGGCAGGCTCATCGGCATCATCACGCTGCGGGATATCGACAAGGCGAATCGGCATGATCTCGGCCATGCCCCCGTCAAGGCCTTCATGCGTGAGGACCCGGTCACCATTAAGCCGGAAACGACCAAGGAGGAAATCGAGGAACTGATCATCACCCATAATATTGGCCGGCTGCCGGTGATGGAGGACGGCCAGCCGGTCGGCATCGTCACCCGGACGGACATCATTCAGGTGCTGCACAGCTGA
- a CDS encoding MFS transporter: MNNEAGGVTRRSGNMIILGIVLAILTYWLFAQTFLNLGPHLQNTFNTSQGIINLSISLTSLITGIFMVAAGNLSDKLGKVRFTFIGIILSIVGSLMLIITGNAYIMLAGRVIQGFSAAMLMPATISILNSIFEGKARRSALSWWSIGAFGGTGFASFFGGAVSTYMGWQWIFIISIALSLLALFLLKELRHHTVPLPKGGLSFDYAGLALFTILMAALSVFITQGDTVGWLSPISLALIAVVLASAFVFYRVEKKKDKPFIDFSLFANRSYTGVASGNFLLNMSVGSIAVFNIYTQSNLGLTAFESGLVTLPYVILLLLLVRVGEKSIAKYGPKKALMAAPVLLSVGVVFLTLTFFDGLGFIISALIGFSFFGAGVGLFATPALDTAVSSLPSDKTGVASAIFKMASTLGQGFGIAILVSVYSLLNGLFGIEWAASGAFMVNIAIIITAFLFIKVFLPEKVDEIVE, encoded by the coding sequence ATGAATAATGAAGCCGGGGGAGTGACGAGACGTTCAGGCAATATGATCATCCTTGGAATCGTGCTTGCGATCCTGACCTATTGGCTGTTTGCCCAGACCTTCCTGAACCTGGGTCCGCACCTGCAGAATACCTTCAATACATCACAGGGCATCATCAACCTGTCGATCAGCCTGACCTCGCTCATCACCGGCATTTTCATGGTGGCTGCCGGAAACCTTTCGGATAAGCTCGGGAAGGTCCGGTTCACCTTTATCGGCATCATACTGAGCATCGTCGGATCCCTGATGCTGATCATCACCGGCAATGCCTACATCATGCTGGCGGGGCGTGTCATCCAGGGCTTCTCCGCCGCGATGCTCATGCCGGCGACGATTTCCATACTCAACAGCATATTTGAAGGTAAGGCACGCCGCAGTGCATTGAGCTGGTGGTCCATCGGTGCATTCGGTGGTACCGGATTCGCCTCGTTCTTCGGCGGTGCCGTCTCCACCTATATGGGATGGCAGTGGATCTTCATCATTTCCATTGCACTCTCACTCCTTGCGCTGTTCCTCCTGAAGGAATTGAGGCACCACACTGTGCCACTGCCAAAAGGTGGATTGTCATTCGACTATGCAGGACTTGCGCTCTTCACCATCCTCATGGCGGCACTCAGTGTGTTCATCACCCAGGGTGACACAGTCGGATGGCTCAGTCCCATCTCGCTTGCACTGATTGCGGTGGTCCTGGCCAGTGCATTCGTCTTCTACAGGGTCGAGAAGAAGAAGGACAAGCCGTTCATCGACTTCTCGCTCTTCGCCAACCGCTCCTACACGGGCGTCGCCTCAGGGAACTTCCTGCTGAACATGTCCGTCGGGAGCATCGCAGTGTTCAACATCTACACACAGTCGAACCTTGGGTTGACTGCATTCGAGTCGGGACTGGTGACACTGCCGTACGTGATCCTTCTGCTGCTGCTCGTACGGGTAGGGGAGAAGAGCATCGCCAAGTATGGACCGAAGAAGGCATTGATGGCCGCACCGGTACTGCTTTCGGTCGGTGTGGTCTTCCTGACGCTGACGTTCTTCGATGGGCTCGGGTTCATCATCAGCGCACTGATCGGATTTTCATTCTTTGGTGCGGGCGTCGGACTGTTCGCCACCCCTGCACTGGATACCGCAGTGTCCTCACTGCCATCGGATAAGACAGGTGTCGCATCCGCTATATTCAAAATGGCGTCGACATTGGGACAGGGGTTCGGCATCGCAATCCTCGTCTCGGTCTATTCCCTGCTGAACGGCCTGTTCGGCATCGAGTGGGCGGCGAGCGGCGCCTTCATGGTGAACATCGCCATCATCATCACGGCATTCCTCTTCATCAAAGTATTCCTGCCGGAAAAAGTGGATGAAATTGTAGAATGA
- a CDS encoding amidohydrolase: MQLKEKLFKRLEEKEERMVEIRRHLHENPELSFAEAETAKYILDFYKDQDVTVKSEVGNGHGIIVEIEGKGKGPVIGLRADFDALPIQEQADVPFKSKNDGVMHACGHDAHTAYLLILGETLIELKDEWNGTIKLIHQHAEEVPPGGAKSIVESGELDDLDEIYGIHVLPTIDQGEIGLVKGNALTGRSNFDLKIKGQGGHGAMPHTTKDALVAGAYFITNAQTIISRFSNPMHSTVLSVTAFDAPGGYNVIQDSVTLRGTARYLETDSKEFLYESMKKAVQSIEDMFDVECELDYVYDYPVTHNHEEQCEFLEEILMASEGTYFDNYTNPEPQSASEDFAYYLEKIPGVFLFVGAKPEGVDTAYPNHHPKFEVNEDSLMICAKSLGEIVLSRLENLGKGDGNE, encoded by the coding sequence ATGCAATTGAAGGAAAAGTTATTCAAGAGGCTGGAAGAGAAGGAAGAACGGATGGTGGAAATCCGCCGCCATCTGCATGAGAATCCGGAACTGTCGTTTGCAGAAGCGGAGACGGCAAAGTACATCCTCGATTTCTATAAGGATCAGGATGTGACGGTCAAATCCGAAGTCGGGAATGGCCATGGCATCATCGTGGAGATCGAAGGGAAGGGCAAGGGTCCGGTGATCGGACTGCGTGCGGACTTTGATGCACTGCCGATCCAGGAGCAGGCGGATGTGCCGTTCAAATCCAAAAATGACGGTGTAATGCATGCATGCGGACATGACGCGCATACGGCGTATCTCCTGATACTGGGTGAAACGCTGATCGAGCTGAAGGATGAATGGAACGGTACGATCAAACTGATCCACCAGCATGCTGAAGAAGTGCCGCCGGGCGGGGCGAAGAGCATCGTGGAATCGGGTGAACTCGACGACCTGGATGAAATCTACGGCATCCATGTCCTGCCGACGATCGACCAGGGTGAAATCGGACTCGTGAAGGGAAATGCACTCACGGGGCGTTCGAACTTCGACCTCAAGATAAAAGGGCAGGGCGGCCACGGTGCCATGCCGCATACCACAAAGGATGCTCTCGTTGCGGGCGCCTACTTCATCACCAACGCCCAGACGATCATTTCTAGATTTTCCAATCCCATGCATTCGACGGTGCTGTCCGTGACGGCCTTCGATGCACCGGGCGGCTATAACGTCATCCAGGACAGCGTCACATTGAGGGGGACTGCGCGGTATCTCGAGACCGACAGCAAGGAGTTCCTCTACGAATCGATGAAGAAGGCCGTGCAGAGCATTGAAGACATGTTTGATGTCGAATGTGAGCTGGACTACGTCTACGATTACCCTGTAACCCATAACCATGAGGAACAATGTGAGTTCCTGGAGGAGATTCTCATGGCGTCTGAGGGGACATATTTCGACAACTATACAAACCCTGAACCCCAGTCCGCCTCCGAAGACTTCGCATATTATCTGGAGAAGATTCCGGGCGTATTCCTGTTCGTCGGGGCGAAGCCGGAAGGGGTGGATACGGCCTATCCGAACCACCATCCCAAATTTGAAGTCAACGAGGACAGTCTGATGATCTGTGCCAAATCATTGGGTGAGATTGTACTCAGCCGTCTGGAAAATCTGGGCAAGGGTGACGGAAATGAATAA
- a CDS encoding trans-sulfuration enzyme family protein: protein MRFETKAVHAGRKVDPVTGAVTTPIHLSTTYERAEDGSYTDGFMYSRGDNPNRRSLEACLTELENGYDCVTYASGMAAIASVIESLPAEKSQRIVMADDMYFGVRTLIGETDIGRRYDIVTVDMTDLNAVRETVEEADTGLVWMETPSNPQIKITDIEAVVEIATEAGAYTVIDNTAATPMLQNPLALGVDFSLHSVTKYIGGHSDLLLGAVVAKEDTRMLTNLRNWQHAKGAVPSSFDCWLALRGVQSLSARMRVHCANAKEIADFLKQHDRVEAVHYPGLENHPSHEVARKQMSGFGGLLSFQVKGGEKEALTVANTVALITQATSLGGTHTYIEHRYSVEKELTRAPENLLRLSVGLENADDLKEDLDQALSNI, encoded by the coding sequence ATGCGTTTTGAAACAAAAGCCGTCCATGCCGGACGCAAGGTCGACCCCGTCACAGGCGCGGTCACGACACCGATCCACCTATCCACTACATATGAGCGGGCTGAAGATGGTTCCTATACGGATGGCTTCATGTACAGCCGGGGGGACAACCCGAACCGCCGGTCGCTGGAAGCATGCCTCACGGAACTTGAAAATGGATATGACTGCGTGACGTATGCTTCAGGCATGGCGGCGATCGCCTCGGTGATCGAATCCCTGCCTGCCGAGAAATCCCAGCGCATCGTCATGGCCGATGATATGTATTTCGGCGTCCGCACACTGATCGGCGAGACGGACATCGGTAGACGGTATGACATCGTTACAGTCGACATGACCGACCTCAACGCCGTAAGGGAAACGGTCGAGGAGGCGGATACCGGACTCGTCTGGATGGAAACCCCGTCCAATCCGCAGATCAAGATCACCGACATCGAAGCCGTCGTCGAGATTGCCACAGAAGCTGGCGCCTACACCGTCATAGACAATACAGCCGCAACACCGATGCTGCAGAATCCGCTCGCCCTCGGCGTCGACTTCTCGCTCCATTCCGTCACGAAGTACATCGGCGGCCACAGCGACCTGCTCCTCGGTGCGGTCGTTGCGAAGGAAGACACCCGGATGCTCACCAACCTGCGCAACTGGCAGCATGCCAAAGGGGCCGTACCATCTTCATTCGACTGCTGGCTGGCCCTGCGCGGTGTGCAGAGCCTGTCTGCACGGATGCGTGTCCACTGCGCCAATGCCAAAGAGATTGCCGACTTCCTGAAGCAGCATGACAGGGTCGAAGCCGTCCATTACCCAGGACTTGAAAACCATCCGAGCCATGAGGTCGCCAGGAAGCAGATGAGCGGTTTCGGCGGACTCTTGTCGTTCCAGGTCAAAGGTGGGGAAAAGGAGGCGCTCACAGTCGCCAATACTGTCGCGCTCATCACGCAGGCCACGAGCCTCGGCGGCACACACACCTATATCGAGCACCGCTACTCCGTGGAAAAGGAACTGACTCGCGCACCCGAGAATCTGCTCCGCCTGTCCGTCGGCCTCGAAAATGCCGATGACCTGAAGGAAGACCTGGATCAGGCGCTGAGTAACATATAG
- a CDS encoding sodium/glutamate symporter, protein MSPEHIGFALLILGIFLLLGKWIRMRVELMQNLFLPASVIGGFVALFLGPGVLGRIAGNFVGEDSFWTTGILTEEIMEVWSSLPGLMINIVFATLFIGTVLPGLKRIWNVGGPQLAFGWSLGWGQYVIGLLLALLILVPFYDMPPFVGALIEIGFEGGHGTAAGLQETFADLGFPEAYDLAVGMATVGILSGVIIGIILINWGVRRDKTKIISNVKGMSAMKKAGIVEEEDRNSGPEKTVRSESIETLTFHFAIVGLAIFIGYLLLEGITWLEAALFGSDFMTYVPLFPLAMFGGLAVQFFVDKYDKHRLVDRQMITSIQGFALDILIISAIATVSLAVLGEYLVPFLLLAVFGIVWNVFGFFVFGPRMLPDYWLERAIGDFGQSTGVTATGLMLIRVADPETESPALEGFGYKQLVFEPFLGGGLVTALSAPLIFQFGPIPFLIFASVMLLIGLLMGLLYFGRKKAE, encoded by the coding sequence ATGAGTCCGGAGCACATAGGATTTGCGCTGCTGATTTTGGGAATCTTCCTCCTGCTCGGAAAATGGATCCGGATGCGTGTTGAATTGATGCAGAACCTTTTCCTCCCGGCGTCGGTCATCGGGGGATTTGTGGCGTTGTTTTTGGGCCCGGGAGTACTGGGGCGGATTGCCGGCAACTTCGTCGGGGAGGACTCGTTCTGGACGACCGGAATATTGACCGAAGAGATCATGGAAGTCTGGTCGTCACTTCCCGGCCTCATGATCAATATCGTATTTGCGACGCTGTTCATCGGCACTGTCCTGCCGGGACTGAAGCGGATCTGGAATGTCGGGGGACCGCAGCTGGCATTCGGCTGGTCCCTTGGCTGGGGGCAGTATGTCATCGGCCTGCTGCTGGCACTTCTGATACTGGTGCCATTCTATGACATGCCGCCGTTTGTCGGTGCACTGATAGAAATCGGCTTCGAGGGCGGACATGGTACGGCTGCGGGGCTGCAGGAGACATTCGCGGACCTCGGGTTCCCGGAAGCGTATGACCTCGCTGTCGGTATGGCCACTGTCGGCATCCTGAGTGGTGTAATCATCGGCATCATCCTGATTAACTGGGGTGTCCGAAGGGACAAGACGAAGATCATCAGCAATGTAAAAGGGATGTCAGCGATGAAGAAGGCAGGCATCGTCGAGGAGGAAGACCGCAATTCCGGACCTGAGAAGACGGTCAGGTCGGAATCGATCGAGACGCTTACATTCCATTTCGCCATCGTCGGACTCGCCATCTTCATTGGCTATCTGCTGCTCGAGGGCATCACGTGGCTGGAAGCTGCATTGTTCGGATCGGACTTCATGACATATGTGCCGCTGTTCCCGTTGGCGATGTTCGGGGGACTGGCCGTCCAGTTCTTCGTGGACAAATATGACAAGCACCGTCTCGTCGACAGGCAGATGATTACAAGCATCCAGGGCTTTGCCCTCGATATACTCATCATCAGTGCCATTGCGACCGTTTCACTGGCGGTCCTTGGGGAATATCTTGTGCCGTTCCTGCTGCTCGCTGTATTCGGTATCGTGTGGAACGTGTTCGGATTCTTCGTCTTCGGACCAAGGATGCTGCCGGACTACTGGCTTGAACGGGCCATCGGTGACTTTGGCCAGTCGACGGGTGTTACCGCCACCGGTCTGATGCTGATCCGCGTGGCCGACCCTGAAACCGAATCACCTGCACTTGAAGGTTTCGGCTACAAGCAGCTTGTGTTCGAGCCGTTCCTTGGCGGCGGCCTCGTCACCGCCTTATCCGCGCCCCTCATCTTCCAGTTCGGCCCGATTCCGTTCCTCATCTTTGCCTCAGTTATGCTGCTGATCGGGCTGCTCATGGGACTGCTTTATTTCGGCAGGAAGAAGGCGGAATAG